The proteins below come from a single Tigriopus californicus strain San Diego chromosome 3, Tcal_SD_v2.1, whole genome shotgun sequence genomic window:
- the LOC131877652 gene encoding integrin beta-7-like, which produces MAFNNKMMIASTVAVVFFMLLVLDQPSSAEAGHGHGHGHGHKAHGTACIVKGSYCSCHYCKCEKGHIHCGGYGKKGYGKKYCYGSMEGEYCHCDYCKCKHGYGSSGYGKCH; this is translated from the coding sequence atggctttcaataaCAAGATGATGATTGCTTCCACGGTGGCCGTTGTGTTCTTCATGCTCCTCGTCCTGGATCAGCCCTCTAGTGCGGAGGCGGGGCATGGCCACGGTCACGGGCACGGGCACAAGGCTCATGGTACGGCTTGCATCGTGAAGGGCTCGTATTGCTCGTGTCATTACTGCAAGTGCGAGAAGGGTCACATTCACTGCGGCGGATACGGCAAGAAAGGCTACGGCAAGAAGTACTGCTACGGATCCATGGAGGGGGAATACTGTCATTGTGATTACTGCAAGTGCAAACACGGCTACGGCTCTTCCGGCTACGGCAAGTGCCACTAG